Proteins encoded by one window of Bradyrhizobium sp. B097:
- a CDS encoding 3-keto-5-aminohexanoate cleavage protein: MSDKAVITCALNGVLTDPKQHNVPVTPEEMAREARAAFNAGASIMHIHLRQQAPNKGHLPSWEVGVSKEIQQAIREACPGVIINHTTGTSGPNYQGALDCVRETKPEIAACNAGSLNYLKVKADNTWAWPPMMFDNAVEKVQDYLDVMKAAGTIPEFECFDVGIVRCVGMYRQTGMYSGPLEYNFVMGVASGMPADPELLPILLKLKAPDAHWQVTAIGRAEIWPLHQRAADLGGHLRSGLEDTFYLGDGTKVTSNGQLVEGLAACAKRAGREIASPAEARQIFGVRH, translated from the coding sequence ATGAGCGACAAGGCCGTCATCACCTGCGCGCTGAACGGCGTGCTTACCGACCCGAAGCAGCACAACGTTCCGGTGACGCCGGAAGAGATGGCGCGCGAGGCCAGGGCCGCGTTCAACGCCGGCGCCAGCATCATGCACATCCATCTGCGTCAGCAGGCGCCGAACAAGGGCCACCTGCCGTCGTGGGAGGTCGGCGTCAGCAAGGAGATCCAGCAGGCGATCCGCGAGGCCTGCCCCGGCGTGATCATCAACCACACCACCGGCACCTCGGGCCCGAACTACCAGGGCGCGCTCGACTGCGTGCGCGAGACAAAACCCGAGATCGCCGCCTGCAACGCCGGCTCGCTGAATTATCTGAAGGTCAAGGCCGACAACACCTGGGCCTGGCCGCCGATGATGTTCGATAACGCCGTCGAGAAGGTGCAGGACTATCTCGATGTGATGAAGGCCGCCGGCACCATTCCCGAATTCGAGTGCTTCGACGTCGGCATCGTGCGCTGCGTCGGCATGTACCGGCAGACCGGCATGTATTCCGGCCCGCTCGAATACAACTTCGTCATGGGCGTCGCCTCGGGCATGCCGGCCGATCCGGAACTGCTGCCGATCCTCTTGAAGCTGAAGGCGCCGGATGCGCATTGGCAGGTCACCGCGATCGGCCGCGCCGAGATCTGGCCGCTGCACCAGCGCGCCGCCGATCTCGGCGGCCATCTGCGCAGCGGGCTGGAAGATACGTTCTATCTCGGCGACGGCACCAAGGTGACGTCGAACGGGCAACTCGTTGAAGGCCTCGCCGCGTGCGCGAAACGAGCGGGGCGCGAGATCGCGAGCCCGGCCGAGGCGCGGCAGATTTTTGGGGTCAGGCATTAG